The following proteins are encoded in a genomic region of Mycolicibacterium rutilum:
- a CDS encoding dioxygenase family protein, whose translation MAEPFPALYLSHGAPPLVDDELWVSQLAAWARELPRPAAILVVSAHWESEPLTIGSTSADTPLTYDFWGFPQRYFETTYNAPGAEQLAERVEALVSGDGPVRRHPDRRLDHGAYVPLTVMYPDADIPVLQISMPTLDPAALLRLGERLRPLRDEGVLIMGSGFTTHGLPFLDDWSPNADPPQWSVEFDAWAADTLAAGDVDALIDFRHRAPGMPYAHPTIEHWSPLFVALGASADPGQAPRQVIDGYWMGLAKRSIQLV comes from the coding sequence ATGGCCGAACCCTTTCCGGCGCTCTATCTGTCTCACGGGGCGCCGCCGTTGGTCGACGACGAGCTGTGGGTGAGCCAGCTGGCGGCCTGGGCCCGCGAGCTGCCCCGCCCCGCGGCGATCCTCGTCGTATCCGCGCACTGGGAATCCGAGCCGCTGACCATCGGCTCGACCTCGGCGGACACCCCGTTGACCTACGACTTCTGGGGCTTCCCGCAGCGCTACTTCGAAACGACGTACAACGCGCCGGGCGCCGAACAGCTGGCCGAGCGCGTCGAGGCGTTGGTGTCGGGCGACGGCCCGGTCCGGCGCCATCCCGACCGTCGGCTCGACCACGGCGCCTACGTCCCGCTGACGGTCATGTATCCCGACGCCGACATCCCGGTGCTGCAGATCTCGATGCCGACGCTGGACCCGGCCGCGCTGCTGCGCCTCGGCGAGCGGCTGCGCCCGCTGCGCGACGAGGGCGTGCTGATCATGGGGTCCGGGTTCACCACGCACGGGCTGCCGTTCCTCGACGACTGGTCACCGAATGCCGACCCGCCGCAGTGGTCGGTGGAGTTCGACGCCTGGGCGGCCGACACCCTGGCCGCCGGCGACGTCGACGCGCTGATCGACTTCCGCCACCGCGCGCCGGGGATGCCGTACGCGCATCCGACGATCGAGCACTGGTCGCCGCTGTTCGTGGCGCTCGGCGCGTCGGCCGATCCCGGGCAGGCGCCGCGCCAGGTGATCGACGGCTACTGGATGGGCCTGGCGAAACGGTCGATCCAACTCGTTTGA
- a CDS encoding SHOCT domain-containing protein: MSARVASRVAVIVAVVTLVLSVVGFIVTLVLSAFVFDEFDAYGEVPIPGSGTVDLPAGEVTVSFHTVDTGQPTSGFPIPQISVNIEPPPGAADPVVTESVGGTTTVNSDTRVRVWVVDVAQAGAYEVTTDGDVGGYISPRLAFGHGSSYGWLLWLCGALAAVGVVELVAALIWSGRVNKAARPLAPHEVLTVDGPPNLTAVPSISAGRPPSDQGIRLEQLRQLAALRDSGALTEDEFQAEKRRILNQA; encoded by the coding sequence ATGAGCGCACGGGTCGCTTCACGGGTCGCCGTCATCGTCGCCGTGGTCACCCTGGTGCTGTCGGTCGTCGGATTCATCGTCACGCTGGTGCTCAGCGCGTTCGTGTTCGACGAGTTCGACGCCTACGGGGAGGTGCCGATCCCGGGCAGCGGCACCGTCGACCTGCCGGCCGGCGAGGTGACCGTGAGCTTCCACACCGTCGACACCGGCCAGCCGACGAGCGGCTTCCCGATCCCACAGATCAGCGTCAACATCGAACCGCCGCCCGGCGCCGCCGATCCCGTCGTCACCGAAAGCGTCGGCGGGACAACCACAGTGAACAGCGACACCCGCGTGCGCGTCTGGGTCGTCGACGTGGCGCAGGCCGGGGCCTACGAGGTCACCACCGACGGCGACGTCGGCGGCTACATCAGCCCGCGGCTGGCGTTCGGCCACGGCAGCTCATACGGCTGGCTGCTGTGGCTGTGCGGTGCGCTCGCCGCGGTCGGTGTGGTCGAACTCGTCGCCGCGCTGATCTGGTCGGGGCGGGTCAACAAGGCGGCGCGACCGCTCGCGCCGCACGAGGTGCTCACCGTCGACGGCCCGCCGAACCTGACGGCGGTGCCCTCGATTTCGGCGGGCCGGCCGCCGAGCGACCAGGGCATCCGGCTCGAACAGCTCCGGCAATTGGCGGCGCTGCGCGACTCGGGAGCCCTCACCGAGGACGAGTTCCAGGCCGAGAAACGCCGCATCCTCAACCAGGCCTAG
- a CDS encoding MBL fold metallo-hydrolase, with the protein MNGGPIGRVVTHGTFELDGGSWEVDNNIWVVGDDNEVVVFDAAHDAGPIVNAVGGRHVVAVVCTHGHNDHVTVAPELGHALDAPVLLHPADDVLWRMTHPDIDFRSVSDGDTLTVAGTELRALHTPGHSPGSVCWHAPELNAVFSGDTLFQGGPGATGRSYSDFPTILESISGRLGKLPGETVVYTGHGDSTTIGDEIVNYDDWVARGH; encoded by the coding sequence ATGAACGGCGGACCGATCGGCCGGGTGGTCACGCACGGCACCTTCGAACTCGACGGCGGCAGTTGGGAAGTCGACAACAACATCTGGGTCGTCGGCGATGACAACGAGGTAGTGGTGTTCGACGCCGCCCACGACGCAGGCCCGATCGTCAATGCGGTCGGCGGCAGGCATGTGGTCGCGGTCGTGTGCACCCACGGCCACAACGATCACGTCACCGTCGCGCCGGAGCTGGGCCATGCGCTCGACGCCCCGGTGTTGCTGCATCCCGCCGACGACGTGCTGTGGCGAATGACGCACCCGGACATCGACTTTCGGTCGGTGTCCGACGGCGACACGCTGACGGTGGCCGGCACCGAACTGCGCGCGCTGCACACCCCCGGCCACTCGCCGGGTTCGGTGTGCTGGCATGCGCCCGAACTGAACGCGGTGTTCTCCGGTGACACCCTGTTCCAGGGCGGGCCGGGCGCGACGGGCCGGTCCTACTCGGACTTCCCGACCATCCTCGAGTCCATCTCGGGCCGGCTCGGCAAGTTGCCCGGCGAGACCGTCGTCTACACCGGGCACGGCGACTCCACCACCATCGGCGACGAGATCGTGAACTACGACGACTGGGTGGCGCGCGGCCACTGA
- a CDS encoding GlxA family transcriptional regulator, with the protein MHTVAVLALPDTIAFDLSTAIEVFGRVQLSCGEPGYRIMVCGTAPVVKAGPIGIATEYGIADLSAADTVVVPGREDIDGEVPADVLDALRAAYDRGARVTSICTGAFILAEAGLLDGRRATTHWAAADEFQRRYPAVRLDPDVLYVDEGRILTAAGASAGLDLCLHMVACDHGTAVAADSARMAVAPLHRSGGQAQFIVRNRPGLNAIAAQTTLDDLLAWIEHNAHRDLTLADLAAQAALSVRTLNRRFQSETGQTPMQWLTGVRIRHAQQLLESTDHGVERIGREVGFSSPANFRDQFRRLTGVPPQNYRNTFRDRIAG; encoded by the coding sequence GTGCACACCGTCGCGGTCCTGGCACTGCCGGATACCATCGCCTTCGACCTGAGCACCGCCATCGAGGTGTTCGGCCGCGTCCAATTGTCTTGTGGTGAACCGGGATACCGGATCATGGTGTGCGGCACCGCGCCGGTCGTGAAGGCGGGGCCGATCGGCATCGCCACCGAGTACGGCATCGCCGATCTGTCCGCCGCGGACACCGTCGTCGTTCCCGGTCGCGAGGACATCGACGGCGAGGTCCCGGCGGACGTCCTCGACGCGTTACGGGCCGCCTACGACAGGGGAGCGCGGGTGACGTCGATCTGCACCGGCGCGTTCATCCTCGCCGAGGCCGGTCTGCTCGACGGCCGGCGCGCGACGACGCACTGGGCGGCCGCCGACGAGTTCCAGCGCCGGTATCCCGCCGTGCGCCTGGACCCCGACGTGCTCTACGTCGACGAGGGCCGGATCCTCACCGCGGCGGGCGCGTCGGCCGGACTGGACCTGTGCCTGCACATGGTGGCCTGCGACCACGGCACCGCGGTGGCCGCCGACTCGGCCCGCATGGCCGTCGCACCGTTGCACCGCAGCGGTGGTCAGGCGCAGTTCATCGTGCGCAACCGGCCAGGGCTCAACGCGATCGCCGCGCAGACGACGCTCGACGACCTGCTGGCTTGGATCGAGCACAACGCACACCGCGACCTCACCCTGGCCGACCTCGCCGCGCAGGCGGCGCTGAGCGTGCGCACGCTCAATCGCCGGTTCCAGTCCGAGACCGGCCAGACGCCGATGCAGTGGCTCACCGGGGTACGGATCCGGCACGCGCAGCAACTCCTGGAGAGCACCGACCACGGCGTCGAACGGATCGGACGCGAGGTCGGGTTCAGTTCCCCGGCCAACTTCCGCGACCAGTTCCGCCGGCTGACCGGTGTGCCACCGCAGAACTACCGCAACACCTTTCGCGACCGCATCGCCGGTTGA
- a CDS encoding ABC transporter substrate-binding protein — protein MLAAIMVAGCSTGEGVDLGESSDNLIAAIAGEPDQLDPQKTSAYFSFEVLENVFDTLVEPDAALEMRPALAQSWEVSPDQLTWTFRLRPGVTFHDGRPFTADDVVYSYRRIIDEQLTNADKFSAVTDVRAVDPMTVEIRVKQPTPNLLTNLGGFKGMAIVQRANVESGQIASHPIGTGPFAFQSQKSGDSITLAANPSYWGGAPAVAGVTFRFISEPSTALSALQAGEVDWTDSIPPQRVAQLRDDESLHLAVTASNDYWYLALNEARRPWNDVRVRQAVAYGIDRDAIVQATSYGTAVANQLAIPEGNPWHTDYDRYRYDPDEANRLLDEAGVGDATMDMLVTSEYPETVTAAQVIADNLAPLGITVNIRTVDFATWLDEQNSGNFDMLMMGWLGNIDPDDFYYAQHHTDGTSNAQKFSDREVDRLLDAGRVETDRAARNDIYRRAATRIADEVSYIYLYNPSVIQAWVPNLSGYEARRDGAVRFRTADLSEDRAA, from the coding sequence ATGCTCGCGGCGATCATGGTGGCCGGCTGTTCGACCGGCGAAGGGGTCGACCTCGGTGAGTCGTCGGACAATCTGATCGCTGCGATCGCCGGGGAACCCGACCAGCTCGACCCCCAAAAGACGAGCGCGTACTTCTCGTTCGAGGTGCTCGAGAACGTCTTCGACACGCTCGTCGAACCCGACGCCGCGCTGGAGATGCGGCCGGCGCTCGCGCAGTCGTGGGAGGTCAGCCCCGACCAGCTGACTTGGACATTCCGGCTGCGCCCGGGCGTGACGTTTCACGACGGCAGACCGTTCACCGCCGACGACGTCGTGTACTCCTACCGCCGCATCATCGACGAGCAGTTGACGAACGCCGACAAGTTCAGCGCGGTCACCGATGTCCGGGCCGTCGACCCGATGACCGTGGAGATCCGGGTCAAGCAGCCGACACCGAACCTGCTGACCAATCTCGGCGGGTTCAAGGGCATGGCGATCGTGCAGCGCGCCAACGTCGAAAGCGGGCAGATCGCGAGTCACCCGATCGGCACCGGCCCGTTCGCGTTCCAGTCGCAGAAGAGCGGGGACTCGATCACGCTGGCAGCCAACCCGTCCTACTGGGGCGGCGCCCCCGCGGTCGCCGGGGTGACGTTCCGCTTCATCTCCGAACCGTCGACGGCACTGTCGGCGCTGCAGGCCGGCGAGGTCGACTGGACCGATTCCATTCCGCCGCAGCGGGTGGCGCAGCTGCGCGACGACGAGTCGCTGCACCTGGCGGTGACCGCGAGCAACGACTACTGGTATCTCGCGCTCAACGAGGCCCGACGACCGTGGAACGACGTGCGGGTGCGCCAGGCCGTCGCCTACGGCATCGACCGCGACGCGATCGTCCAGGCCACCAGTTACGGCACTGCTGTCGCCAACCAGCTGGCAATCCCCGAGGGCAATCCCTGGCACACCGACTACGACCGCTACCGCTATGACCCCGATGAGGCCAACCGGCTGCTCGACGAGGCCGGCGTCGGTGACGCAACGATGGACATGCTGGTCACCAGCGAGTACCCCGAGACCGTGACGGCCGCGCAGGTGATCGCCGATAACCTTGCGCCGCTGGGCATTACGGTCAACATTCGCACCGTCGACTTCGCGACCTGGCTCGACGAACAGAACTCCGGCAACTTCGACATGCTGATGATGGGATGGCTGGGCAACATCGACCCGGACGACTTCTACTACGCCCAGCACCACACCGACGGCACCAGCAACGCCCAGAAGTTCTCCGACCGCGAGGTCGACCGGCTGCTCGACGCCGGCCGCGTCGAAACCGACCGGGCGGCGCGCAACGACATCTACCGCAGGGCCGCCACGCGCATCGCCGACGAGGTCAGCTACATCTACCTGTACAACCCATCGGTGATCCAGGCGTGGGTGCCAAACCTGTCGGGATACGAGGCCCGCCGCGACGGCGCCGTGCGGTTCCGCACGGCGGACCTGTCCGAGGACCGGGCCGCATGA
- a CDS encoding NAD(P)H-dependent amine dehydrogenase family protein, with protein MDSGAKRVVVWGTGFVGKMVIPEIVKHPLFELIGVGVSNPDKVGRDVGEICGLDSPLGITATDDVDALIALKPDALVHYGPTAAHADDNIGLITRFLRAGIDVCSTAMTPWVWPTMHLNPPNWIEPITAACELGESSCLTTGIDPGFANDLFPMTLMGLCSEVRKVRASELLDYTNYTGDYEREMGIGRPPEKKAMLETSDILVFAWGATVPMIAHAAGIMLDEITTTYDKWVTPTDRKSAKGVIPAGHVAAVRFTINGVYQGETRIQLEHVNRIGDDAAPEWPSGNENDVYRVDIEGTPSIFQETAFRFTDGSGRDAAAAGCLATGLRALNAVPAVNDRSPGWVTALDLPLIPGAGTIR; from the coding sequence ATGGATTCTGGCGCCAAGCGTGTCGTGGTGTGGGGCACCGGGTTCGTCGGCAAGATGGTGATCCCCGAGATCGTCAAGCACCCGCTGTTCGAGTTGATCGGTGTCGGCGTGAGCAACCCCGACAAGGTGGGCCGCGACGTCGGCGAGATCTGCGGACTGGACAGCCCGCTCGGGATCACCGCGACCGACGACGTCGACGCGCTGATCGCGCTGAAACCCGATGCGCTGGTGCATTACGGGCCGACCGCCGCGCACGCCGACGACAACATCGGGCTGATCACCCGGTTCCTGCGGGCCGGCATCGACGTCTGCTCGACGGCGATGACGCCGTGGGTGTGGCCGACCATGCACCTCAACCCGCCGAACTGGATCGAGCCGATCACCGCGGCCTGCGAACTGGGTGAGTCGTCGTGCCTGACCACCGGCATCGATCCGGGTTTCGCCAACGACCTGTTCCCGATGACGCTGATGGGGCTGTGCTCGGAAGTCCGCAAGGTCCGCGCGTCCGAGCTGCTGGACTACACCAACTACACCGGTGACTACGAGCGCGAGATGGGCATCGGCCGCCCACCCGAGAAGAAGGCGATGCTCGAGACGTCTGACATCCTCGTATTCGCTTGGGGTGCAACGGTTCCGATGATCGCGCACGCGGCGGGAATCATGCTCGACGAGATCACCACCACGTACGACAAATGGGTGACCCCAACCGACCGCAAGTCGGCCAAGGGGGTGATCCCGGCGGGTCACGTCGCGGCCGTGCGGTTCACCATCAACGGCGTGTACCAGGGTGAGACCCGTATCCAACTCGAACACGTCAACCGCATCGGCGACGACGCTGCGCCGGAGTGGCCGTCGGGCAACGAGAACGACGTCTACCGCGTCGACATCGAAGGCACGCCCAGCATCTTCCAGGAGACCGCGTTCCGGTTCACCGACGGCTCGGGCCGCGACGCTGCGGCCGCCGGCTGCCTGGCGACGGGCCTGCGCGCGCTCAACGCCGTGCCCGCCGTCAACGACCGGTCGCCGGGCTGGGTGACGGCGCTGGATTTGCCATTGATCCCCGGCGCGGGCACCATCCGCTGA
- a CDS encoding DUF4185 domain-containing protein: MPFRGGKLVDLTGPGLTDRWGVTCTDLGASAIAPNGTLVSVFGDTFSGERVGEGHWRSPVVLVGSGDADHEIVYERAGGSDPDYAHQLWHYVHDDAAGGWRRGGISTVIPSDLLTVGDSMYLHAIVNRGFGTVVWTEIWRSDDSGVTWTHMGRKAKFPAALHDGHAQCWAWDHDPDDGWVYVAATGFQRDKGIILMRVRPAHIGDRTRYHSWGFIDGRWRWGTTATPITPVGERWGELTFRRVRTGKWVLGGFLASGYALGYRVVDSPVANMHTTPIQIPVTGSAWDTENHRDNQVAQLYGGYLLPGSRFDVDGGIGLVVSQWNTATGWPYRAMQFKASLKDSTGTVQPTDPINL; this comes from the coding sequence ATGCCCTTTCGCGGCGGCAAACTGGTGGACCTGACCGGTCCCGGGCTGACCGACCGCTGGGGCGTCACCTGCACCGACCTCGGGGCATCGGCAATCGCGCCGAACGGCACACTGGTGTCGGTGTTCGGTGACACCTTCTCGGGCGAGCGGGTCGGGGAGGGCCACTGGCGCTCGCCGGTCGTGCTGGTCGGCAGCGGCGATGCCGACCACGAAATCGTCTACGAACGCGCCGGCGGCAGCGACCCCGACTACGCGCACCAACTGTGGCACTACGTGCATGACGACGCCGCAGGCGGCTGGCGCCGAGGCGGGATCAGCACGGTGATCCCGTCTGACCTACTGACCGTCGGCGACTCGATGTACCTGCACGCCATCGTCAACCGCGGCTTCGGCACCGTCGTGTGGACCGAGATCTGGCGGTCCGACGACAGCGGCGTCACGTGGACGCACATGGGGCGGAAGGCCAAGTTCCCGGCGGCGCTGCACGACGGCCACGCCCAGTGCTGGGCCTGGGACCACGACCCCGACGACGGCTGGGTTTACGTGGCGGCGACGGGTTTTCAGCGCGACAAGGGCATCATCCTGATGCGGGTCCGGCCGGCTCACATCGGTGACCGGACGCGCTATCACAGCTGGGGGTTCATCGACGGCCGCTGGCGGTGGGGCACCACGGCGACACCGATCACGCCCGTCGGGGAACGCTGGGGCGAGTTGACGTTCCGCCGCGTCCGGACCGGCAAGTGGGTGCTGGGCGGTTTCCTTGCCTCCGGTTACGCGCTGGGTTACCGGGTGGTGGACTCGCCGGTGGCCAACATGCACACCACGCCGATCCAGATCCCCGTCACCGGATCGGCCTGGGACACGGAGAACCACCGCGACAATCAGGTCGCCCAGCTGTACGGCGGATACCTGCTGCCCGGGTCGCGCTTCGACGTCGACGGCGGCATCGGCCTGGTTGTCTCGCAGTGGAACACCGCGACCGGCTGGCCGTACCGGGCAATGCAATTCAAGGCGTCGCTGAAGGACAGCACCGGGACCGTGCAGCCGACCGATCCGATCAACCTCTAG
- a CDS encoding class I SAM-dependent methyltransferase, giving the protein MPESSIVVRPEPMDSGKYTAGSRLQAAGLQPAIKLFEDAAAAVPMPRAPQPLVIADYGASTGHNSLLPICSAIAVLRKRTRVDHSTLVVHTDVPDNDFTALFRTLSEDPDSYLSKDANTFASAIGRSFYSQIMPSSSVHLGWSSWAVQWLSRVPAPVPDHVHVAYSRDEAVRAAYARQAAHDWHEFIAFRGRELRRGGRLVVMTMGVGDDGEVGHRPVLTALVDAIEELVAAGVITAEEAHRMDLPIVGRSESDFCAPFAPKGRFEQLEIEHLEIFDAEDRYWNQYRADGNAATFGAQWAAFCRAAVFPTLAGALDGGAAGPRSAEFFDRLERGVAARLAAAPEQSRIPMAHVVLLKRPKVQ; this is encoded by the coding sequence GTGCCCGAATCCAGCATCGTCGTGCGGCCGGAGCCGATGGATAGCGGGAAGTACACCGCCGGCTCGCGGTTACAGGCGGCCGGATTGCAGCCCGCGATCAAGCTGTTCGAAGATGCGGCGGCGGCCGTGCCGATGCCGCGGGCGCCGCAGCCGCTCGTGATCGCCGACTACGGCGCCTCGACCGGACACAACTCGCTGCTGCCCATCTGCTCGGCAATCGCGGTGCTGCGCAAGCGGACCCGCGTGGATCATTCGACGCTGGTGGTGCACACCGACGTGCCGGACAACGATTTCACCGCGTTGTTCCGCACGCTGTCCGAGGATCCCGACAGCTATCTGAGCAAGGACGCCAACACGTTCGCCTCGGCGATCGGGCGGTCGTTCTACAGCCAGATCATGCCGTCCAGCAGCGTTCACCTGGGCTGGAGTTCGTGGGCGGTGCAGTGGCTCAGCCGCGTCCCTGCCCCGGTGCCCGATCATGTCCACGTCGCCTACAGCCGCGACGAGGCGGTGCGCGCCGCGTACGCCAGGCAGGCCGCCCACGACTGGCACGAGTTCATCGCGTTCCGGGGCCGCGAGTTGCGCCGCGGCGGCCGCCTGGTGGTGATGACGATGGGCGTCGGCGACGACGGCGAGGTCGGGCACCGTCCGGTGCTGACGGCGCTGGTCGACGCGATCGAGGAGTTGGTGGCCGCCGGGGTGATCACCGCCGAGGAGGCGCACCGGATGGACCTGCCGATCGTCGGCCGCTCGGAGTCCGACTTCTGCGCCCCGTTCGCGCCGAAGGGCCGATTCGAGCAACTCGAGATCGAACACCTGGAGATCTTCGACGCCGAGGACCGGTACTGGAACCAGTACCGCGCCGACGGCAACGCCGCCACGTTCGGCGCGCAGTGGGCGGCGTTCTGCCGGGCCGCGGTGTTCCCGACGCTGGCGGGCGCGCTCGACGGCGGCGCCGCCGGCCCGCGGTCGGCGGAATTCTTCGACCGGCTGGAGCGCGGCGTCGCGGCCCGCCTGGCCGCGGCGCCCGAGCAGTCCCGGATCCCGATGGCGCATGTGGTGCTGCTGAAGAGGCCGAAGGTGCAGTGA
- a CDS encoding Hsp70 family protein, whose protein sequence is MVDGVGLSVGATNLTAVVVGRAAVTRSPVLTRFAHRPPEVGVPSENRNLNERGLILTDFVDRVGDPVGIVAADGSTHRADTVLADALRAMLYAVGGGRPVSEPAAVTHPAHWRPAAVEALRTALADLDEFRRPVLVADSVAALTALQNDPGLPTRGVIALCDFGGTGTSITLVDAGNGFAPIGSTVRHTDLSGDLVDQALLTHVIEDLSAAGTIDLSGTSSIGSLTRLRAQCRGAKERLSTASFTSLVAELPGHRSDVRLTRTELDDVLRGPLSGFADALQDTIERNGVRELAAVASVGGGARIPIITTTLSERFRVPVITTGQPELAAAIGGGLAAVRGTVEEGMTAMSPAPEAAAAAGAATAMAPEVPADAAPQSGSFGALAWSDADEPPEVAATDPYEYGGAAEVRPQMQFEEESWDDIPPRPVPWYRNPAVPLAGGVIAVLVALLAAVVWVMTGDESPPEPASTTAPPMTVTPKPATTAPPSPEPEPTAEAPPPQTVYQPPPVTQTVTAPPSEPPPSPEPPPSPEPPPATEPPPPTEPPPPSPEPPPTTQPPVWTPPTLTAPYPTIPGLPWVPAPQIPAPPGP, encoded by the coding sequence ATGGTGGACGGCGTAGGGCTGTCGGTTGGTGCGACCAACCTGACGGCCGTCGTGGTGGGCAGGGCAGCGGTCACCCGGTCCCCGGTGCTGACGCGGTTCGCGCACCGGCCGCCGGAGGTCGGCGTGCCCAGCGAGAACCGCAACCTCAACGAGCGCGGTCTGATCCTGACCGATTTCGTCGACCGCGTCGGCGACCCGGTCGGCATCGTGGCCGCCGACGGTTCCACGCACCGCGCCGACACCGTGCTCGCCGACGCGCTGCGCGCCATGCTCTACGCCGTCGGCGGCGGCCGCCCCGTCAGCGAACCCGCCGCGGTGACGCATCCGGCGCACTGGCGGCCCGCGGCCGTGGAGGCGCTGCGGACGGCGCTCGCCGACCTCGACGAGTTCCGGCGCCCGGTGCTGGTGGCCGATTCGGTGGCGGCGCTGACCGCGCTGCAGAACGACCCCGGCCTGCCGACCCGCGGCGTCATCGCGCTGTGTGACTTTGGCGGCACCGGGACCAGCATCACCCTGGTCGACGCCGGCAACGGCTTCGCGCCGATCGGGTCGACGGTGCGCCACACCGACCTGTCCGGCGATCTGGTCGACCAGGCGCTGCTGACCCACGTCATCGAGGATCTGTCAGCGGCCGGGACCATCGACCTGTCGGGCACCTCGTCGATCGGGTCGCTGACCCGGCTACGGGCGCAGTGCCGCGGCGCCAAGGAGCGGCTCTCCACCGCGTCGTTCACCTCCCTGGTCGCCGAACTGCCCGGGCACCGCAGCGACGTGCGGCTGACCCGCACCGAACTCGACGACGTGCTGCGCGGGCCGCTGTCCGGCTTCGCCGACGCGCTGCAGGACACGATCGAACGCAACGGGGTGCGCGAACTGGCCGCGGTCGCGTCGGTCGGCGGCGGCGCGCGCATCCCCATCATCACCACGACGCTGTCGGAGCGGTTCCGGGTGCCGGTGATCACCACGGGTCAGCCCGAACTGGCCGCGGCGATCGGCGGTGGGTTGGCCGCCGTGCGTGGCACCGTCGAGGAAGGTATGACCGCGATGTCACCGGCGCCCGAGGCGGCCGCCGCAGCGGGCGCGGCGACGGCGATGGCGCCCGAGGTGCCCGCCGATGCCGCGCCGCAGTCGGGCAGCTTCGGGGCGCTCGCCTGGTCCGACGCCGACGAGCCGCCCGAGGTGGCGGCCACCGACCCGTATGAGTACGGCGGCGCGGCCGAGGTCCGCCCGCAGATGCAGTTCGAAGAGGAGTCCTGGGACGACATCCCGCCGCGGCCGGTGCCGTGGTACCGCAATCCCGCCGTACCGCTGGCCGGCGGCGTGATCGCGGTGCTCGTGGCACTGCTGGCCGCGGTGGTGTGGGTGATGACCGGCGACGAGTCGCCGCCGGAGCCCGCGTCGACGACCGCGCCGCCGATGACCGTCACCCCGAAACCCGCCACCACCGCGCCGCCCTCGCCCGAACCAGAGCCGACGGCCGAGGCGCCGCCACCGCAGACGGTCTACCAGCCGCCGCCGGTCACGCAGACCGTCACGGCGCCGCCATCCGAACCGCCGCCGTCGCCCGAGCCGCCGCCGTCGCCCGAGCCGCCCCCGGCCACCGAGCCACCGCCGCCGACCGAGCCGCCGCCCCCGAGCCCGGAACCGCCGCCGACGACGCAGCCCCCGGTGTGGACCCCGCCGACGCTGACCGCGCCGTATCCGACGATCCCGGGCCTGCCGTGGGTGCCCGCGCCGCAGATCCCGGCCCCGCCGGGCCCCTGA
- a CDS encoding S-(hydroxymethyl)mycothiol dehydrogenase, which yields MSQTVRGVISRKKGEPVEVVDVVIPDPGPGEVVVKVTACGVCHTDLTYREGGINDEYPFLLGHEAAGTVESVGDGVTNVEPGDFVILNWRAVCGQCRACKRGRPHLCFDTHNAAQKMTLTDGTELTPALGIGAFADKTLVHEGQCTKVDPEADPAVAGLLGCGVMAGLGAAVNTGAVNRDDTVAVIGCGGVGDAAIAGARLVGAKRIIAVDTDNKKLDWAREFGATHTINARELDPVETIQDLTDGFGADVVIDAVGRPETWKQAFYARDLAGTVVLVGVPTPDMTLEMPLIDFFSRGGSLKSSWYGDCLPERDFPTLISLYLQGRLPLEKFVTERIGIDDVEEAFHKMHGGQVLRSVVVL from the coding sequence ATGAGCCAAACGGTGCGCGGTGTGATCTCACGGAAGAAGGGCGAACCAGTCGAGGTCGTGGATGTGGTCATCCCCGATCCGGGTCCCGGCGAGGTGGTCGTCAAGGTCACCGCCTGCGGGGTGTGCCACACGGACCTGACCTATCGCGAGGGCGGAATCAACGACGAGTACCCGTTCCTGCTCGGCCACGAGGCCGCCGGCACCGTCGAATCGGTCGGCGATGGGGTCACCAACGTCGAGCCGGGCGACTTCGTCATCCTCAACTGGCGCGCGGTGTGCGGACAGTGCCGCGCCTGTAAGCGCGGTCGCCCGCACCTGTGCTTCGACACCCACAACGCGGCCCAGAAGATGACGCTGACCGACGGCACCGAGCTGACGCCCGCGCTGGGCATCGGCGCGTTCGCCGACAAGACCCTGGTCCACGAAGGCCAGTGCACGAAGGTCGATCCGGAGGCCGACCCCGCGGTCGCCGGGCTGCTGGGCTGCGGCGTGATGGCCGGGCTGGGCGCCGCGGTCAACACCGGCGCGGTCAACCGCGACGACACCGTGGCCGTGATCGGTTGCGGCGGTGTGGGTGACGCCGCGATCGCCGGGGCGCGACTCGTCGGCGCCAAGCGCATCATCGCCGTCGACACCGACAACAAGAAGCTCGACTGGGCGCGCGAGTTCGGCGCCACCCACACGATCAACGCCCGCGAGCTGGATCCGGTGGAGACCATCCAGGACCTGACCGACGGCTTCGGCGCCGACGTCGTCATCGACGCGGTCGGCCGGCCGGAGACCTGGAAGCAGGCGTTCTACGCCCGCGACCTGGCCGGAACCGTTGTGCTGGTGGGCGTTCCGACGCCCGACATGACGCTGGAGATGCCGCTGATCGACTTCTTCTCGCGCGGCGGGTCGCTGAAGTCCTCGTGGTACGGCGACTGCCTGCCTGAGCGCGACTTCCCCACGCTGATCAGCCTGTACCTGCAGGGCCGCCTGCCGCTGGAGAAGTTCGTGACCGAACGCATCGGCATCGACGACGTCGAAGAGGCGTTCCACAAGATGCACGGCGGCCAGGTACTGCGCTCGGTGGTGGTGTTGTGA